The following proteins are encoded in a genomic region of Mycobacterium sp. 155:
- the nth gene encoding endonuclease III: protein MNRELAQAFPHVYCELDFTNPLELAVATILSAQSTDKRVNLTTPALFLKYRTALDYAQADRTEMEELIRPTGFYRNKTTSLIKLGQELVTRFDGEVPATMEELVTLPGIGRKTANVILGNAFDIPGITVDTHFGRLVRRWRWTAEEDPVKVEFAVGELIERNEWTLLSHRVIFHGRRVCHARKPACGVCVLAKDCPSFGIGPTDPLIAAPLVKGPETEHLLALAGL from the coding sequence ATGAATCGTGAACTGGCCCAAGCCTTTCCGCACGTGTACTGCGAGCTCGACTTCACCAATCCACTCGAGCTGGCCGTCGCCACCATCTTGTCGGCGCAGAGCACCGACAAGCGCGTCAACCTCACCACTCCGGCGTTGTTCCTCAAGTACCGCACGGCGCTGGACTATGCGCAGGCCGACCGTACCGAGATGGAGGAGCTGATCCGGCCGACCGGTTTCTACCGGAACAAGACCACCTCACTCATCAAGTTGGGCCAGGAGCTGGTTACCCGGTTCGACGGCGAGGTGCCGGCCACCATGGAAGAGCTGGTGACCCTGCCGGGCATCGGTCGTAAGACCGCCAATGTCATCCTGGGCAACGCCTTCGACATCCCGGGTATCACCGTCGACACCCACTTCGGTCGGCTGGTGCGGCGGTGGCGCTGGACCGCCGAGGAAGATCCGGTCAAGGTCGAGTTCGCGGTCGGAGAGCTGATCGAACGCAACGAGTGGACGCTGCTCAGCCACCGCGTGATCTTCCACGGCCGTCGGGTCTGCCACGCGCGCAAACCCGCGTGCGGTGTGTGCGTGCTGGCCAAGGACTGCCCGTCGTTCGGCATCGGCCCCACCGATCCGCTCATCGCTGCTCCACTGGTCAAAGGGCCGGAGACCGAACATCTGCTGGCACTGGCCGGGCTCTGA
- a CDS encoding TlpA disulfide reductase family protein — MRVSTRWTIAVLVVLVALGTAFWMQMRDVPATGVAPATARDHRDVDTPEALAGPRAQADLPPCPSPGPGPGPQALAGITLQCAGDGTPVDVARALAGRTVVLNLWAYWCGPCADELPAMAEYQRRSGDDVLVVTVHQDENEAAGLLRLADLGVRLPTLQDGRRRIAAALRVPNVMPATVVLRADGSVAGILPRSFASPDEIAAAVSEKLGPRN, encoded by the coding sequence ATGCGAGTCTCGACCCGGTGGACCATCGCGGTGCTGGTGGTCCTGGTGGCGTTGGGAACGGCGTTCTGGATGCAGATGCGCGACGTCCCCGCGACCGGTGTGGCGCCGGCAACCGCTCGCGACCACCGCGACGTTGACACCCCGGAGGCCCTGGCGGGTCCGCGCGCTCAAGCAGACCTGCCGCCGTGCCCGTCGCCCGGCCCGGGGCCGGGGCCGCAGGCGCTGGCCGGCATCACGCTGCAGTGCGCCGGTGACGGCACACCGGTCGACGTGGCTCGCGCGCTCGCCGGCCGCACCGTGGTGCTGAATCTATGGGCGTACTGGTGTGGTCCATGCGCCGACGAACTGCCTGCGATGGCCGAGTATCAGCGTCGTTCCGGGGATGACGTCCTGGTCGTCACGGTGCATCAGGACGAGAACGAGGCGGCCGGGCTGCTGCGGCTTGCCGACCTCGGGGTGCGGCTGCCGACCCTGCAGGACGGCCGTCGGCGCATCGCCGCCGCCCTGCGGGTACCCAACGTGATGCCTGCGACGGTGGTGCTGCGCGCGGACGGTAGCGTGGCCGGAATCCTGCCCCGGTCCTTCGCCAGCCCCGACGAGATCGCCGCGGCGGTCTCGGAGAAACTGGGTCCGCGAAATTAG
- a CDS encoding CoA pyrophosphatase, giving the protein MTSRLDELNPDAAPAWLRPLVDNVDGVPEAFRRRVPPDVLASIVELDKQAVRAGARRDAAVLVLFSGPADVSAPQLPGDADLLVTVRASTLRHHAGQAAFPGGATDPVDDGPVSTAFREAWEETGIDTGRLRPLATLERMFIPPSGFHVVPVLAYSPDPGPVAVVDPSETAVVARVPVRAFVNPENRLMVCRESSTRRFAGPAFLLNEMLVWGFTGQVISAILDVAGWAKPWNTGDVRELDEAMALVGHPSGYGEAQR; this is encoded by the coding sequence TTGACTTCCAGGCTCGACGAGCTGAATCCAGATGCCGCACCGGCGTGGCTGCGACCTCTGGTGGACAACGTCGACGGGGTGCCCGAGGCATTTCGCCGGCGCGTGCCGCCGGACGTGTTGGCGAGCATCGTCGAGTTGGACAAGCAAGCCGTCAGGGCCGGGGCCCGTCGTGATGCCGCGGTGCTGGTGCTGTTCTCCGGGCCGGCGGACGTCTCGGCGCCCCAACTTCCCGGCGACGCCGATCTGTTGGTCACGGTCCGCGCCTCGACGCTGCGTCACCACGCCGGGCAGGCCGCTTTCCCTGGCGGCGCCACCGATCCCGTTGACGACGGCCCGGTGTCGACAGCGTTCCGCGAGGCATGGGAGGAAACCGGCATCGACACCGGACGGCTGCGCCCGCTGGCCACTCTTGAGCGCATGTTCATCCCACCTTCGGGATTTCACGTCGTTCCGGTGCTGGCCTACTCACCGGATCCTGGTCCGGTGGCCGTCGTCGATCCCTCCGAGACCGCGGTGGTCGCGCGGGTGCCGGTGCGCGCGTTCGTCAATCCGGAGAATCGGCTCATGGTCTGTCGGGAATCCAGCACCCGGCGGTTCGCCGGCCCGGCGTTCCTGCTCAACGAGATGCTGGTGTGGGGCTTCACCGGCCAGGTCATCTCGGCCATCCTCGATGTCGCAGGCTGGGCGAAGCCGTGGAACACCGGCGACGTACGGGAACTCGACGAGGCAATGGCGCTCGTGGGGCATCCGAGCGGCTACGGTGAAGCGCAACGTTGA
- the marP gene encoding acid resistance serine protease MarP, with translation MTPSLWLDLAIIGIAFIAAISGWRSGALGSLLSFVGVVLGAVAGLLLAPHIVSHVDGPRTKLFASLFLILALVVIGEIAGVVLGRAVRSALRNPLLRVLDSAIGVALQLVAVLVAAYLLATPLTSSDQPNLAAAVKGSRVLTEVDSVAPSWLKSVPTRLSSLLDTSGFDVLQPFGRTPIVNVDAPDASLANDAVVAATRPSVVKIKGVAPSCQKVLEGSGFVVAPNRVMSNAHVVAGADSVTVEVEGKSYDASVVSYDPNADISILDVPNLPAAPLSFAEEAAPQGTDAVVMGYPGGGDFLATPARVREIIELKGPDIYRTTTVTREVYTVRGTVRQGNSGGPMINRSGKVLGVVFGAAVDDADTGFVLTAKEVEQQLTKIGNTQRVATGTCINP, from the coding sequence ATGACACCTTCGCTTTGGCTTGACCTCGCCATCATCGGCATCGCATTCATCGCCGCCATCTCCGGGTGGCGTTCCGGTGCGCTCGGCTCACTGCTGTCTTTCGTGGGCGTGGTACTCGGCGCGGTGGCCGGCCTCCTGTTGGCCCCGCACATCGTCAGCCACGTCGACGGGCCGCGGACCAAGCTGTTTGCGTCCCTGTTCCTGATCTTGGCGCTTGTGGTGATCGGCGAGATCGCCGGTGTGGTGCTCGGTCGCGCGGTGCGCAGTGCGCTCCGTAATCCACTGCTCCGGGTGCTCGACTCGGCGATCGGCGTGGCCTTGCAACTGGTTGCCGTGCTGGTCGCGGCCTATTTGCTGGCCACCCCGCTGACCTCGTCGGACCAACCGAACCTGGCTGCGGCGGTTAAGGGTTCGCGGGTGCTGACCGAGGTGGACAGTGTGGCTCCGTCATGGTTGAAGTCGGTGCCGACGCGACTCTCCAGCCTGTTGGACACCTCGGGATTCGATGTGTTGCAGCCGTTCGGCCGCACTCCTATCGTCAACGTCGACGCCCCTGACGCGAGCCTGGCCAACGATGCGGTAGTCGCAGCCACCCGGCCGAGCGTCGTCAAGATCAAGGGCGTCGCACCGAGCTGCCAGAAGGTGCTGGAGGGCAGCGGATTTGTGGTGGCGCCCAACCGGGTGATGTCCAATGCGCACGTGGTGGCCGGGGCGGACAGCGTGACTGTTGAGGTCGAAGGCAAATCCTACGACGCGAGCGTCGTGTCATACGACCCCAACGCCGACATCTCCATCCTGGACGTGCCCAACCTGCCGGCCGCCCCGCTGAGCTTCGCCGAAGAGGCCGCCCCGCAGGGCACCGACGCGGTGGTGATGGGTTATCCGGGCGGCGGCGACTTTCTGGCCACTCCCGCACGGGTCCGCGAGATCATCGAGCTCAAGGGTCCTGACATCTACCGGACCACCACCGTGACCCGTGAGGTCTACACCGTGCGGGGCACTGTGCGGCAGGGCAATTCGGGCGGACCGATGATCAACCGGTCGGGCAAGGTGCTGGGCGTCGTGTTCGGCGCGGCCGTCGACGACGCCGACACCGGATTCGTTCTGACCGCAAAGGAAGTCGAGCAGCAGCTGACCAAGATCGGCAATACCCAGCGGGTGGCCACCGGGACCTGCATCAACCCGTGA
- a CDS encoding alpha/beta fold hydrolase codes for MPPPDPSITRIDGPWRHLQVHANGIRFHVVEGESSQPDRGNEGNSDTAGADRPLVILLHGFGSFWWSWRHQLTGLPDARVVAVDLRGYGDSDKPPRGYDGWTLAGDTAGLVRALGHKTATLMGHADGGLVCWATAVLHPRVVRAIALVSSPHPVALRASALTRRDQGRALLPSLMRYQVPMLPERALTRHDGEGLERLVRSRAGAKWQASQDFSETIHHLRRAIQIPGAAHSALEYQRWAVRSQLRGEGRRFMRSMKRPINVPVLHVRGDADPYVLADPVYRTQQYAPHGRYVSLAGTGHYGHEEDPDTVNEQLRRFLTQLGDR; via the coding sequence ATGCCCCCGCCCGACCCGTCGATCACCCGGATCGACGGGCCATGGCGGCACCTGCAGGTGCACGCCAACGGCATTCGATTCCATGTGGTGGAGGGTGAGAGCTCGCAGCCCGACCGTGGGAACGAGGGCAATTCGGACACCGCGGGCGCTGACCGGCCGCTGGTGATCCTGTTGCACGGGTTCGGCTCATTCTGGTGGTCCTGGCGGCATCAGCTCACCGGACTGCCCGACGCCCGTGTCGTCGCGGTCGACCTGCGCGGCTACGGTGACAGCGACAAGCCACCGCGCGGCTACGACGGCTGGACCCTGGCCGGTGACACCGCCGGCCTGGTGCGCGCACTGGGCCACAAGACCGCGACGCTTATGGGCCACGCCGACGGCGGCCTGGTGTGCTGGGCGACAGCGGTGCTGCACCCGCGGGTGGTGCGCGCCATCGCCCTTGTCAGCTCGCCGCATCCGGTGGCGCTGCGCGCGTCGGCTCTGACCCGCCGCGACCAGGGACGGGCCCTGCTGCCCTCACTCATGCGCTACCAGGTGCCGATGCTGCCGGAGCGCGCGTTGACCCGTCACGACGGCGAGGGACTCGAGCGTCTGGTACGCAGCCGGGCTGGCGCCAAATGGCAAGCCAGCCAAGACTTTTCCGAGACCATACACCACCTGCGGCGGGCCATTCAGATCCCGGGCGCAGCTCATTCGGCGCTGGAGTACCAGCGCTGGGCGGTGCGCAGTCAGTTGCGCGGTGAAGGCCGGCGGTTCATGCGGTCGATGAAGCGACCGATCAACGTGCCCGTGCTGCACGTGCGGGGTGACGCCGATCCGTACGTGCTGGCCGATCCGGTCTACCGAACCCAGCAGTACGCTCCGCACGGCCGTTACGTGTCACTCGCCGGCACCGGGCACTACGGTCACGAAGAGGACCCGGACACGGTCAACGAGCAGCTGCGCAGGTTCCTCACACAGCTCGGCGACCGCTGA
- a CDS encoding phage holin family protein gives MTIGDRRTGIPATVTSIPLVDPHAPKPDPSIGDLVKDATAQVSTLVRAEVALAKAEITRDVKKGLTGSIFFIAALVVLFYSTFFFFFFVAELLDTWLYRWAAFLIVFGIMVLTTVALALFGFLKVRRIRGPQQTIESVKETREALTPGHDRPAALATAEAAQAKPTPTDPSGW, from the coding sequence GTGACCATCGGCGACCGCAGGACCGGCATTCCGGCAACGGTGACTTCGATCCCGCTGGTAGACCCACATGCGCCCAAGCCCGACCCGTCTATCGGGGATCTGGTCAAAGATGCGACCGCTCAGGTCTCGACACTGGTCCGCGCCGAGGTAGCCCTGGCTAAGGCCGAGATCACCCGCGACGTAAAGAAGGGCCTGACCGGCAGCATCTTCTTCATCGCCGCGCTGGTCGTGCTGTTCTACTCGACCTTCTTTTTCTTCTTCTTCGTGGCGGAACTGCTCGACACCTGGTTGTACCGCTGGGCGGCGTTCCTGATCGTATTCGGGATCATGGTGCTGACCACCGTGGCACTGGCGCTGTTCGGCTTCCTCAAGGTGCGACGCATCCGCGGACCGCAGCAGACCATCGAATCGGTGAAAGAGACCCGTGAGGCGCTGACACCCGGGCACGACAGGCCCGCAGCGCTGGCCACGGCCGAGGCGGCACAGGCCAAACCGACCCCGACCGACCCCTCGGGCTGGTAA
- a CDS encoding S1 family peptidase has translation MILALVALLTPGVAHADPVVLGGGSGIVIDGDTFCTLTTIGHDNAGRLIGFTSAHCGGPGATVAAEDATGAGQLGTMVAGNEMLDYAVIQFDPEKVTPTNNVSGFQIDGLGPDPVFGQIACKLGRTTGYSCGVTWGPGQDPGTIVNQVCGQPGDSGAPVTVDNKLVGMLHGAYTDDLPTCVVKFVPLHTPAVTMSFNTQLADITAKNRPGTGFVPIP, from the coding sequence CTGATCCTCGCGTTGGTCGCGTTGCTCACACCGGGAGTTGCACACGCCGATCCGGTGGTGCTCGGCGGAGGTTCGGGCATCGTGATCGACGGCGACACATTCTGCACGCTCACCACGATCGGGCATGACAATGCCGGCAGGCTGATCGGCTTCACCTCGGCGCACTGCGGTGGTCCGGGTGCAACAGTTGCGGCCGAGGACGCGACCGGGGCCGGACAGCTCGGCACCATGGTCGCCGGCAACGAGATGCTCGACTACGCGGTGATCCAGTTCGACCCGGAGAAGGTCACGCCGACCAACAACGTGAGCGGTTTCCAGATCGACGGTCTCGGCCCGGATCCGGTGTTCGGCCAGATCGCCTGCAAACTGGGCCGCACGACTGGCTATTCGTGCGGCGTCACGTGGGGGCCAGGGCAGGACCCGGGGACCATTGTCAACCAGGTGTGCGGTCAGCCCGGCGATTCCGGCGCGCCCGTCACGGTGGACAACAAGCTGGTCGGCATGCTGCACGGCGCCTACACCGACGATCTGCCGACCTGCGTGGTCAAGTTCGTGCCGCTGCACACGCCCGCGGTGACGATGTCGTTCAACACGCAGCTCGCCGACATCACCGCCAAGAACCGCCCCGGCACCGGGTTCGTGCCGATTCCGTAG
- the acs gene encoding acetate--CoA ligase: protein MSNPPVTHAEAPSAYPPPVDFAANANATGDLYTAAEQDRLAFWADQANRLAWQTPFAEVLDWSEAPFAKWFVGGKLNVAYNCVDRHVEAGNGDRVAIHWVGEPIDDARDITYAQLKDEVCRTANALTDLGLTAGDRVAIYMPMVPEAIVAMLACARLGVMHSVVFAGFSASALRARIEDAQVKLVITTDGQYRRGAAAALKSAVDEAVADQPSVQNVLVVRRTGIDVDWTAGRDLWWHETVDNASPEHTPEAFDAEQPLFLLYTSGTTGKPKGIVHTSGGFLTQAAYTHYYVFDIKPETDVYWCTADIGWVTGHTYIVYGPLANGVTQVVYEGTPASPTMHRHFEVIEKYGVTIYYTAPTLIRTFMKWGRVLPESHDLASLRLLGSVGEPINPEAWRWYREFIGGNRTPIVDTWWQTETGAIMISPLPGVTAAKPGSAMTPLPGIAAKIVDDNGNELVPGADEAEHVTGYLVLDQPWPAMLRGIWGDPERFKETYWSRFAEQGWYFAGDGARYDSDGNIWVLGRIDDVMNISGHRISTAEVESALVGHAGVAEAAVVGASDETTGQAICAFVILKESAHGGAANMIEELRVQVATEISPIAKPREIHVVPELPKTRSGKIMRRLLRDVAEGRELGDTSTLLDPSVFEAIRASK, encoded by the coding sequence ATGTCGAACCCGCCAGTGACGCACGCCGAAGCTCCGTCAGCCTATCCCCCGCCCGTCGACTTCGCGGCCAACGCCAATGCGACGGGCGACCTGTATACCGCGGCCGAACAAGACCGGCTCGCGTTCTGGGCTGATCAGGCCAACCGGCTGGCCTGGCAGACCCCGTTCGCCGAGGTGCTGGACTGGTCGGAGGCTCCGTTCGCGAAGTGGTTCGTCGGCGGCAAGCTCAACGTCGCCTACAACTGTGTCGACCGGCACGTCGAAGCCGGCAACGGCGACCGGGTCGCGATCCACTGGGTCGGCGAACCGATCGACGATGCGCGCGACATCACCTACGCCCAACTCAAGGACGAGGTGTGCCGTACGGCCAACGCACTGACCGATCTCGGACTGACCGCCGGTGACCGGGTCGCCATCTATATGCCCATGGTGCCGGAGGCCATCGTCGCGATGCTGGCATGCGCGCGCCTGGGTGTCATGCACAGCGTCGTCTTCGCCGGGTTCTCCGCCAGCGCACTGCGGGCCCGTATCGAGGATGCACAAGTCAAGCTTGTCATCACTACCGACGGGCAGTACCGCCGTGGTGCGGCCGCGGCGTTGAAGTCCGCGGTCGACGAGGCGGTCGCCGATCAACCGTCGGTACAGAACGTTCTCGTGGTGCGGCGCACCGGAATTGACGTCGACTGGACGGCAGGCCGGGATCTGTGGTGGCACGAGACGGTGGACAACGCATCGCCTGAGCACACCCCGGAAGCGTTCGACGCCGAGCAGCCGCTGTTCCTGCTGTACACGTCGGGCACCACCGGCAAGCCCAAGGGCATCGTGCACACGTCGGGCGGGTTCCTGACCCAGGCCGCCTACACCCACTACTACGTCTTCGACATCAAGCCCGAAACTGACGTGTACTGGTGCACAGCCGATATCGGCTGGGTCACGGGGCACACCTACATCGTCTACGGCCCACTGGCCAACGGTGTCACACAGGTGGTCTACGAGGGCACCCCGGCGTCACCCACCATGCACCGGCATTTCGAGGTCATCGAAAAGTACGGTGTCACAATCTATTACACGGCCCCCACGCTGATCCGCACGTTCATGAAGTGGGGTCGGGTGCTGCCCGAGAGCCACGACCTGGCCAGCCTGCGGCTGCTGGGTTCGGTCGGCGAGCCCATCAATCCCGAGGCCTGGCGCTGGTACCGGGAGTTCATCGGAGGCAACCGCACCCCGATCGTCGACACCTGGTGGCAGACCGAGACCGGAGCGATCATGATCTCCCCGCTACCGGGCGTGACAGCCGCCAAGCCCGGTTCGGCGATGACCCCGCTGCCGGGCATCGCGGCCAAAATCGTCGACGACAACGGCAACGAGCTGGTGCCCGGCGCCGACGAAGCCGAGCACGTCACGGGATATCTGGTGCTGGATCAGCCGTGGCCGGCCATGCTGCGCGGCATCTGGGGTGATCCGGAGCGGTTCAAGGAGACCTACTGGTCGCGGTTTGCCGAGCAGGGCTGGTACTTCGCCGGTGACGGTGCGCGCTACGACTCTGACGGCAACATCTGGGTGCTCGGCCGCATCGACGACGTCATGAATATCTCGGGCCACCGAATCTCGACCGCAGAAGTGGAATCGGCCCTCGTCGGGCATGCCGGCGTCGCCGAGGCCGCCGTCGTCGGCGCGTCTGACGAGACCACCGGCCAAGCCATCTGTGCCTTCGTCATCCTCAAGGAAAGCGCCCATGGCGGCGCCGCGAACATGATCGAGGAGCTGCGCGTCCAGGTGGCCACGGAGATCTCACCGATCGCCAAGCCACGCGAGATCCACGTGGTGCCCGAGCTCCCGAAGACCCGTAGCGGCAAGATCATGCGCCGCCTGCTACGCGATGTCGCCGAGGGCCGCGAACTCGGCGACACCTCGACGCTGCTCGACCCCAGCGTGTTCGAGGCCATCCGCGCCAGCAAGTAA
- a CDS encoding HAD-IB family hydrolase, with protein sequence MLARVSAPDPTAGESIASQAGSNDDRPVRTAAFFDLDKTVIAKSSTLAFSKPFFDQGLLNRRAVLKSTYAQFLYLMSGADHDQMDRMRSYVTNMCTGWDVEQVKSIVGETLHDIVDPLVFAEAAELIADHKLCGRDVVVVSTSGEEVVAPIARALGATHAMATRMVVEDGRYTGEIAFYCYGEGKVEAIRALAAREGYALDHCYAYSDSVTDIPMLESVGHPTVVNPDRALRKEAAGRGWPVLTFTKPVSLRDRIPAPSGAAVATTAAVGMSALAAGALTYSLLRRFAF encoded by the coding sequence ATGCTGGCGCGTGTGAGTGCACCCGATCCGACTGCCGGGGAGTCGATCGCATCGCAAGCCGGGTCGAACGATGATCGCCCGGTGCGCACCGCGGCCTTCTTCGACCTCGACAAGACGGTGATCGCCAAGTCCAGCACGCTCGCTTTCAGCAAACCTTTCTTCGATCAAGGTCTGTTGAACCGTCGTGCCGTCCTCAAATCGACCTATGCCCAATTCCTCTACCTGATGTCGGGTGCTGACCACGACCAGATGGACCGCATGCGCTCGTACGTCACCAACATGTGCACGGGCTGGGACGTCGAACAGGTCAAGTCGATCGTCGGGGAAACGCTGCACGACATCGTCGACCCGTTGGTTTTCGCCGAAGCCGCCGAGCTGATCGCCGACCACAAGCTCTGCGGGCGCGACGTCGTCGTGGTGTCGACCTCCGGCGAGGAGGTCGTCGCGCCGATCGCGCGCGCACTGGGCGCCACCCACGCGATGGCCACCAGGATGGTTGTCGAGGATGGCCGCTACACCGGCGAGATCGCCTTCTACTGCTATGGCGAGGGCAAGGTCGAGGCGATCCGGGCACTCGCGGCGCGCGAGGGCTATGCGCTCGACCACTGCTATGCGTACTCCGATTCGGTGACCGACATCCCGATGCTCGAGTCTGTCGGTCACCCCACCGTGGTCAATCCTGACCGAGCCTTGCGCAAGGAAGCCGCCGGACGTGGCTGGCCGGTGCTGACGTTCACCAAGCCGGTGTCGCTGCGCGACCGCATCCCCGCTCCGTCGGGCGCCGCAGTGGCCACCACCGCGGCGGTCGGAATGAGTGCGCTGGCGGCCGGCGCGCTGACGTATTCACTGTTGCGGCGCTTCGCTTTTTGA
- the ssd gene encoding septum site-determining protein Ssd, producing the protein MANSTNAVLALIGDPVLRDEAARVAAAAGVSLVHVAEPSSRKAWMAAAAVVLDVGAAVRCAQRTLPRRDRVTLVSPGQPQPADWQAAISVGAQQVLTLPAQDAELVAVLSAAAVADDGSRGPVVAVVGARGGAGASVFAAALAQTAADSGRALLVDTDPWSGGIDLVMGTEDVPGLRWPDLALQSGRLSFPALCDALPHRNLVSVLSSGQTGVDVEAGPLAAVIDAGCRAGATVVCDVPRRCTVAVETALDAADLVVLVTPADVRSCAAAAAARPWLLACNPNAGVVVRGPAPGGLRSAEVARIVGLPLLAAMRPHPGITELLERGGLRMRRRTPLMSASRRVLTVLASHPAGAVA; encoded by the coding sequence ATGGCCAATTCGACGAACGCGGTGCTCGCGCTGATCGGCGATCCGGTGCTGCGCGATGAAGCTGCTCGAGTTGCCGCGGCCGCCGGGGTTTCGCTCGTTCACGTCGCCGAACCGTCCAGTCGCAAGGCGTGGATGGCGGCGGCGGCCGTGGTGCTCGATGTCGGCGCCGCGGTGCGCTGTGCGCAGCGGACCCTGCCGCGACGCGACCGGGTGACGCTGGTGAGCCCCGGCCAACCGCAGCCCGCGGACTGGCAGGCGGCGATCTCGGTTGGCGCGCAACAGGTGCTGACACTGCCGGCGCAGGATGCCGAATTGGTGGCCGTGCTGTCGGCCGCAGCAGTGGCCGATGACGGCAGCCGCGGGCCGGTCGTGGCTGTGGTCGGAGCCCGTGGCGGTGCGGGTGCCTCGGTCTTCGCCGCGGCACTGGCACAGACGGCCGCGGACTCTGGCCGCGCATTACTGGTCGACACCGATCCGTGGAGTGGGGGCATCGATCTGGTGATGGGCACCGAAGACGTGCCGGGCCTGCGGTGGCCGGACCTGGCCCTGCAGAGCGGCCGGCTGAGTTTCCCGGCGCTGTGTGACGCCCTGCCGCACCGGAATCTGGTCAGCGTATTGTCCAGTGGCCAAACGGGTGTCGATGTCGAAGCCGGTCCGCTCGCGGCGGTGATCGACGCCGGCTGCCGCGCAGGTGCGACCGTGGTCTGCGACGTACCGCGACGCTGCACCGTCGCGGTGGAGACCGCGCTGGACGCAGCCGATCTTGTCGTGCTCGTGACGCCTGCCGATGTGCGGTCCTGTGCCGCGGCAGCCGCGGCGCGTCCATGGCTGCTGGCGTGCAATCCCAACGCCGGTGTGGTGGTGCGTGGTCCGGCGCCGGGCGGGTTGCGATCGGCCGAGGTCGCGCGCATCGTCGGGCTGCCGTTGTTGGCCGCCATGCGGCCGCACCCCGGCATCACCGAGCTCCTCGAACGGGGCGGTCTGCGGATGCGTCGGCGTACACCGTTGATGTCGGCATCCCGTCGGGTATTGACCGTGTTGGCTTCGCATCCGGCGGGCGCGGTGGCATGA
- a CDS encoding TadA family conjugal transfer-associated ATPase translates to MTASLIERVRERLATEAAPLTPGVVAAAIRAESGGLLGDTEVLSSLRVLQTELTGAGVLEPLLAADGTTDVLVTAPDAVWVDDGNGLRRSVIRFADEAAVRRLAQRLALLAGRRLDEAQPWVDGQLSGPGGITVRLHAVLPPVSAGGTCLSLRVLRPATQDLDALTACGAIAADGAELLRGIVGARLAFLISGGTGCGKTTLLSALLGAVAVEERIVCVEDAAELAPPHPHLVKLVARGANIEGIGEITVRDLVRQALRMRPDRIVVGEVRGAEVVDLLGALNTGHDGGAGTVHANNPAEVPARLEALGGLGGLGPAALRSQLAAAVQVLLHVGRDRGGRRRLCEIAVLQRRVDGTLDVLTAWHADTGSGTGAHLLNRMLAERGAS, encoded by the coding sequence ATGACTGCATCGCTGATCGAACGGGTACGTGAGCGGTTGGCGACCGAGGCTGCACCGCTGACTCCCGGTGTGGTGGCCGCGGCAATCCGGGCCGAGTCCGGTGGGCTGCTTGGTGATACCGAGGTGCTGAGCAGCCTGCGGGTGTTGCAGACCGAACTGACCGGTGCGGGCGTGCTCGAACCACTGCTGGCGGCCGACGGCACCACCGATGTGCTCGTGACCGCGCCGGACGCGGTGTGGGTAGATGATGGTAACGGCTTGCGTCGCAGTGTTATCCGATTCGCCGACGAGGCCGCGGTGCGTAGGCTGGCGCAACGATTGGCTCTGCTGGCCGGGCGCCGCCTCGACGAGGCGCAGCCGTGGGTCGACGGTCAGCTCAGCGGACCGGGCGGGATCACGGTGCGGTTACATGCGGTACTACCGCCGGTGTCGGCCGGCGGCACCTGCCTGTCCCTGCGGGTGTTGCGGCCGGCCACTCAGGATCTCGACGCACTCACCGCATGCGGCGCGATCGCGGCAGACGGCGCAGAGTTGTTGCGCGGGATCGTCGGCGCCCGCCTGGCGTTCCTCATCTCCGGCGGAACAGGTTGCGGGAAAACGACATTGCTGTCTGCCCTGCTCGGTGCGGTGGCCGTTGAGGAAAGGATCGTCTGTGTCGAGGACGCCGCCGAACTTGCTCCGCCGCACCCCCACCTCGTGAAGCTCGTGGCCCGCGGTGCCAATATCGAAGGGATCGGTGAGATCACGGTGCGCGATCTGGTGCGGCAGGCACTGCGGATGCGGCCGGACCGGATCGTTGTCGGCGAGGTGCGTGGCGCTGAGGTCGTCGATCTGCTTGGTGCCCTCAACACCGGTCACGATGGTGGTGCCGGCACCGTGCACGCAAACAATCCCGCCGAGGTCCCGGCCCGGTTGGAGGCGCTCGGTGGGCTCGGCGGCCTGGGGCCTGCCGCGCTGCGCAGTCAGCTGGCTGCTGCCGTGCAGGTCCTGCTCCACGTCGGGCGGGATCGGGGCGGTCGGCGCCGGCTGTGCGAGATCGCTGTGCTGCAACGCCGCGTCGATGGCACTCTCGACGTGCTGACCGCGTGGCATGCCGACACCGGATCCGGTACCGGTGCACACCTTTTGAATCGGATGCTCGCCGAGCGGGGTGCGTCGTGA